The Liolophura sinensis isolate JHLJ2023 chromosome 12, CUHK_Ljap_v2, whole genome shotgun sequence genome segment GATACACAAATGgtaaaatttgttaatttacagtGATTTTTAAAACCCTTTTATATTAACATGACCAGGTGAATGCGCTGTCGTATATGCTTTTTGTCCGACTTGATTTTCTGGCCAGTAAACATTGTGGCAATGTCGAATGTCACTTTAAGCGCAAAAGCTAGGAATGAAAAGGTTACGCTTCCTGGGACAACAGTTGAAGTCTTTgtcctaatttatttatttctttttctttcagatcTTCTGAAGAAGTTAAATCCAGTGATGAACTCAATCCAAAAAGTCGGCAAAGTCGTGAGTTACATTATCAATTTCCGGAAGATGAAGCGGCCGTTGATAGCGTTGAGAACGCTAAGCACGATAAACGTTACATCGACCCCCTAGCGAGTGGGCTTGTTGGCAAAAGAGAGTTTGATCCCCTTGCTAGCGGACTTTTAGGTAAACGCCCTATTGATTCTCTTGCAAGTGGACTTGTTGGGAAGAGATTCGTGGATCCTTTGGCCAGTGGACTAGTTGGGAAACGCTTCGTGGATCCTTTGGCCAGTGGACTAGTTGGAAAACGATTTGTAGATCCTTTGGCCAGTGGACTTGTTGGGAAACGATTTGTAGATCCTTTGGCCAGTGGACTAGTTGGGAAACGATTTGTAGATCCTTTGGCCAGTGGACTTGTTGGGAAACGATTCGTGGATCCTTTGGCCAGTGGACTAGTTGGGAAACGATTTGTAGATCCTTTGGCCAGTGGACTTGTTGGGAAACGATTCGTGGATCCTTTGGCCAGTGGACTTGTTGGAAAACGATTTGTAGATCCTTTGGCCAGTGGACTAGTTGGCAAGCGATATGTAGATCCTTTGGCCAGTGGACTTGTTGGGAAACGATTCGTGGATCCTTTGGCCAGTGGACTTGTTGGCAAGCGATTTGTAGATCCTTTGGCCAGTGGACTTGTTGGGAAACGATTCGTGGATCCTTTGGCCAGTGGTCTTGTTGGCAAACGATTTGTAGATCCTTTGGCCAGTGGACTTGTTGGCAAGCGACAGGTCGACAGCCTCGCTAGTGGGCTAATTGGCAAGCGTGCTGACCAGTAATTTTGCTGGTCGTCTGACAATTTCCAAAATTGTCTCACTTAATGCGCTTACAGACATCTAAACgttatatttcacatttttggaCCAACTAACAATTTAATGCAACTCTCCCCATGTGATACACTCAAGTTTCAAAACAAACAGACGCCTCCtgcaaaattattgaaatgttgaaatatttttttcattgaccACTCTATCTTAATCCTTAGTAATGTTCATCATTTGTTCAAGTTCGTGCAATAAAGGCTTGTCTTTTGTTATCAGCCGCTTACATCTTTAACAATCTACGTTATCCCCAGACATTATCTGATTGATTACCATAGTGATATGACGGTCTATTAGAGTTAGACACAAAGGACTTGTCTTACTCGGCTATCACGACGCCGGGTCCAGTGCATTTACCAAGGTGATATACATCTTCGTTATTTGTTACGCCAGACGCAAGTTACCATAGTTTCGTAAATGGACTCCAGGAAATAGTTCGTAATGGGAAGCATCGTCCAAATTCGCTATCTTGGCTGATTATTTACAAAACAGTGAACAATGATCAAAGCTCAGGTGTTCAACAATGCATACAATCGCAAACCCAAACACTTTTGATGTGCAAATGTAGTAAAAACGTTAGAAGACCCAAACTAGGTCACTAAAGCAACTGACCGTGAATAAATAACTTATCAAAGTGTCAAAACAGCAGTATTGCCAAGTTAGCcttaatttgattgttgctgAAGGCCATACTCAATTTTATGGGTGTAGAAAACTGGAGCGCCCGGTGTCAACCACGGACCTTTGGTAAACTACTGTAGATCCTTTCCACAtgatgtgcacaccatatttgtggaaaaGAAGTGCTCTTCAACGAACGCGAAATTGTGGAAACGGCCGCACCAGCTTGGGAAttaggggaatctacaaattccctgcccaaacCCGGTATTGATCCCGCACCGCGTGCGATTGAAATTTAAGTGTCTATATTCACTAGAAGGCGGCACATTCCTTGTTTGCTTATCTGTACGATAGGAGTTTAACATGGCCTTGCAGTGGGCGGATCATGTTGCaccaatgggagactcgaggacgagctgCACAGAAGGCCCAAAATGACAGCGGAACGTATCGTTTCCCTCTGTGACGTTGCAgggcgtgtgtacttcatacaCTTTACGAGCAGacgtacaccgataattgtgacgtaataaaggaaagaacatgagttcacagctttggtcttgatacaggcaggaAGGAGGTTTACGACTTCCTTACTGTACCGATATTGTCTCACATATGTACCCATATATTTATGACAGGCCAGACGCCCGGATGGAGCCCAACgcctttcatacatgtaccaagcaTCACTTCTCATACAGAGACAGTACTGATACTGGACCGACCAGAATTATTAGACCACTGACTTATATTGATGGGGgagctccgtggccgaggggctTTGTAAGGCAGTGCGGCGCATTGACACAGAAGCCGTTCACAatgcgttcaagtccagttcctgttggcttcctctccgatcttgcgtgggaaggtctgccagcaacatgcgggtggtcgtgggtttccccagggctctgcccggtttccactcaccgtaatgctggccgccgtcgtataaatgaaatattcttgagtacggcataaaacaccagtcaaataaatgaattgcgGGTGGCCTGGACTCGCCctggcacaagaagacacggtatatgtacaccATTATGGTTTATGACTGAAACCAGCAATTGGACATCCAATTGGACATTGAGCAGGTAATTTTGTATTCATAAATCTATGATAAGCACCTTACAAGATAGCTGACAGCTAAGCATTTTAGCAAGTAACTCAGCTGGCATACTgtgtttcaaactttcataGAACCTGTTGTGACGCCGTTCTGCCTCAGTATTAGGGTGCAGCCACCTACGACATGGAAAGCCACTGTCTCCATGGATGTACCCACAGACAGCACCGTTTTCCATCATATCCCAAACGTAGAACATGTCCACCCTTCAATAATGTTTACCCTTTTTCCACCATGGAGACATATGACAGGGTCATCAATGTAATGATGCCCGCTTCTGTTTACATAGTCCACATTATTCCCATGTGGGGaagccagtgtacatgtgttcCATCAACACACCCAGTTACTGCGGGAGAATGGCGGATTCTTCAACTATCTTCCAATATCCCTTTCATTCGGAAATCGGTCGAAATCATTTATCTTCTACATGCAGTCGGTTGTAAAACATGAAGAGGATCACCCACGACAGAATGAAATGTCCCTGTGGCATAATACTGTAAAGTAATAAGGACCTGTTGGCAGAAAAGCTTGGTTTCTCATTGTTGGATGTTCAATTGCCGTTTTCACTAAACACGCAATGAACCATGATATCAATCCGGTTTAGTCTGTCTCTGAAAACATGGTCTCTACTCGTTAAGGGGCCAGTTCAGATATGCGTCTTGCCATGTTTCCTGTGTAAggtgtaaatcaatttttttggTTGTTAACCAGTGagttagagtcaccccagatcAACTCTGGTGTAGCAGCCAAATAAGCCTACCAAAGATTTATGAATATCAGATAGCTTCCAGTTAGGCTTAGCTATCAAAAAGGCCAATTTAGCAGACTGCTAGGCTTAGCAGCCTTTTATGAAAATGGACCCAGGTACACGCACTAAATAAACCCCAAGCCTGAAACTAACAGTCGAACCAGCGAGAGCTAACTTTGATCATGCGCCCTCATCGTTCAAGGGCCTAACACTCCTAGTCTGACGATGCTCCAACCGCCTAAGCTAGACACGTTTTCATTGTAAAGCATGATGATACAATAAGCTAATTATACAATAAGCTGTTTTACTAGTCTTTCAATTTcaactctaaggattccttcgtcgtcatatgacggcaTTAAACCCCGTGCACTCACTCATCCTATTTTGGCAATTGATTCAAACCCAGCAGTGGTATTGAAACGTTTTTGTATCTTTGAACGTCAGTTATAATTCCGGCTCAGTCATATTAGATTCATGTCTatattacacattttacataaataattaatgcTTTACATGAGTAACTTGCTATAGTGCCGTGGTTTATCCCTGGCACTCTACCTACAAAACTaacagcagttgaaaaattgctgaaGGTTTCTTCAAATATGACGGCGGATGGAAGGAACAATagtgcccaaagtaaaccacctacctttgtCGGATACCTGACAAATACAGTCAATGCCATTACCTTAGACTACAAAGCATTGTGCTATGGGACAGGAcgtgcgggttcaaacctggaTTTTGACAATTTGTACACTAACCTGCTCAAACTGCCTATatggccttgatgacaataagcgatcgacgaCGCCAGTACGGCCGTTTGGCCGAAGTTCGTCAGTAAGGATGGACccccggtttccttcactcacaGAACTCACCGCTAAGGTGCAAGTGAATATTCAtcgagtatgacattaaacaacactcaaataaataaataaatacattatcgATAAGACACTTGAATACGTAGCCAAAGAGATACTAACATTAAAAATTCCTCTCCGTACGTCgttcgtgggaagatctggcagtcacctgcggatggtcgctgatatcccccaagctctgcacggtttcttTCCACTGTGCTACGGTTTCTTCCCAAAAGttcgtaaatcagtttttgaccgagccacggagccccccccccccccaccccctccactaagaaagtatataatttacaaaactaggacggaatcatgtaaagagaagcaatcaacagttttcaatggctGTAGAAAAGCGCAAGGTAAGTCCTagacgactgagtgaaatcggtATGCAAATCGTGGACCATGCTAGTATACAATGTCAAAGAAAACCAACATcgacaacaacatcaacaataaAATTTCCTGTCGTTCGTAGATCTGCTAGCTTACCTGATAATGGTCGTGTGTTTGCCCGCTATGTTGCCTtcacaatgctggccgacgtcgtgcAACATATGAGTACGGCTATATTCCAGAAAAGCTAATACTCGGTATATAATTTCTTCCGTCCATTGCGGGTTAAAATCCGTTAATTCTAAGATTGCGTTTTAACTAGTCTCGCCTTACATTTTTCTCTGCATAATACTCTTGTATATGCCCGGGTGTTACAGATGGGCCATGTGTCCCAGAGGCCACATTCCCAGCATAAAACCCTCACCTCATAAGACAGAAACAATTTTGAAAGCGACATTATGCCCTAAACGAAGAAACAAACGCCCATTGCTATGCCAAAAGACTGAATGTAGCACAGGCCTTTCATCATAAAACTCACGCCTGcccaaagtttagacaatttccatcgtTCCAAACATGcatctgtacaccaaaaatgactgGCTGGTAGCAAAGAAAGAATATACATCCTAAAATACACGGAACTATACTATATAGGAAATGCAAATTGGGAACGGATTCCATATGGCCTAGTTTAGCAAAACAAGTCGTTCCCTCTCGCCTATCTGCAATACACGGACATTTATGTAAcagaagagagagaaaaaaaattccaaataatatttcaccacACACATGGATATAAGTAAAATCTCTGTCCAGCAGGGTATAAATCAATTAACCAATCAGAATTAACTTGCCTTACCGTTTTGACCAACCGAATTTCGTTGACGTATTTGAAAGTTTTTAATGGTTACGCTGTACCAGACTCTGCGCTTGGTGCCAGGTAAAACCAGAAAACCCTACGTTTTACGAGGCTAAGTTAAAACAGGCTCCAAATACAGGTGTTAATTTCTCCATAACAACAGAAACCACATATGTTCATTTCGTCTCTTCCTTATTATCACTTGTCTGGCATACTTCTCACAAGAAATGCTTTATAAAAGGCTTTTGTCGAACACTCGACAACAGAACTTGACGGAATTCCGACGTTCAAACACAGGTAATGCCAACTGTTTACAGGTAACTTTGGAATATTTACTTACCTTTCTTGTTTAATATTCGCCAGGTTCTCTATTGGACCGAACTTTTTCTGACGCTTcaagtgtttttctttcatatctATACATACGTCTATATTTGTTTGTAAGGGTTGTGCTTATTTTCACGTTTTTCTTTACAGCTATCGTTTTATTGTTCTGATACGTTAATTGTCCATACCCTTACTCCCTTTTGTGTTAGCCTTCCATAAGtcataaatttataaaaaaaaatgcacattatGTTATATTCACACTGAAATACCGAGCATAATATTACATCTATAATAAGAAAAATAGTGATCGACGACAAGTGCTCTGAAATAGAATTTAGATCTCATCTCGGCATAACTTCATGCCAAGGTTTAACCGATACAAACAGatatctacatttatttacgcaaaaagtatgatttcagtacaaacaaaaattaatacgGAATCTCTCTCAAGTAGTAGTTGTTCTGCAAAGGGAATTCGACAGCTCACACTACTATGCAGGACGCCCTCCTTAGTAATGCAGCAATCCGCATTTTAAATATGCCAAAAAATGACAAACTAACCACTTTACGAAGTCTATGGTTTTCATAttaagacaaacgttaaccaaagcaaaattttgacaacACTTTTGAAAGACGCCGCTAAAAATGCCAGtaagaatatttatatattatacatgtatattttcaaacaaaaaattaaaaacacaacgTCACATCGCCAAAAATGACGATTTTTCATCCAGAGTACTTTATGCCGACatatactctcccaaaaaagaaacgcaacatccCCCCCAAAAGATCAAtcataaattcttcaaaaaattgGCGTGATTGAGACATGACAACATGatcatattataatgtaaatgtacgataattgaatttaaacacCAGATAGTGTCTGTTGGTCACACGTGACTTAAGGGCCGGCCTTTGTGTAACGCTGAGCGAGGGATTCGTAGAGAAAAACTTAGGACAGTTGCACCTGCGAATCATGCCGTATTTTTAAGCGGATTTAATGGGTATAAAAGACACATAACCGTTCCGTTGAATTCAGTCACTAAGTTGCTTCTCCAACCTGCCAAGATATGCCAAGACTAGACACCGCTACCCGGAACATCGTCATTGGTCGACTCCTCGCCGGTGAATCACAGAATGCAGTCGCTAGACTTTATCATGTTCACCGGAGCACGATTTCCCGGCTCTGGCAACGGTACCAGCAATCCGGTTCAACAGCTGACCGTCAACGTTATGGCCGACCTAGGGTCACAACAGCAGCCCAAGACCGTTACATCCGGTTACTTCATCTCAGAAACCGAACcgtaacagcaacagaaacagcatCAAATGTCCCAGGTCTCCGACGAATATCGGCACAGACAGTCAGGAACCATCTCCGTGAAAACGGCTTACGTCCCAGACGTCCTTACTTTGGCGTAGTACTGAGACAACAGTATCGACGCGCAAGGGTACGATGGTGCAACAGATTAAGGGACTGGAATCTGCGAAATTGGAGGCGAGTCTGGTTCAGCGATGAATCCAGATTCATGCTGGAGAAAAGAGATGGCCGTACACGCGTCTACAGACGCCGAAATGAGAGGTTCGCAAGGAACTGCCTCCTTGAAGTCGACAATTTCGGTGGAGgaagtgtgatggtgtggggtgccATATCATACGCCCGAAAATCTCAACTGGTGCACATCCCAGGCAACGTTAACGCCGCTCGATACAGAGATGAGGTTTTGACGCCACACATGCTGCCCATAATGGACCTTCGTAGGGAAGTTTTTCAGCACGACAACGCTCGGCCGCATACAGCTCGTGCTACGGTTGACTTTCTGGAGAACCAGAACGTAACAGTGCTGCCCTGGCCGTCCAAATAACCAGATTTGAACCCAATAGAACATTTGTGGGATGACTTGGGAAAACGCTTGCGCAGTCGTCATCCAGCGCCCCAAACTCAGCAAGAAGTGCTGCAGGCTCTTGACCAAGAATGGAGAAGAATTCCGCAAAACCGTATTCGCCGATTGATCATGTCTATGCCGAGACGGATTCGCGCTGTGTTACGGGTTAATGGTGGGCATAGCAGATAGTGACTTTGCAGTGACGTCATCTGAGTGCTATGGACtttaatgtgataaattttgacattgtaattaacttaaaagtctgaacaaccagtgtggaaaatttcagtgtgatgtgatgcttatttttgtatttaagatgatgttgaaaaattcatatttggatAAAACGAATCggatgttgcgtttcttttttgggagagtatatTATTCGGCAACCATCCACTATGGCAATAAAAATTTAGGGGCTCCTGGACCAAGATTTGTTCTTCTGATTCCTTAATGTGCAGAATTGTGATCGGAATCTGAAATTTGCACTTGCTACTTTGTAGACTGTGTTTACGATCTAAAATTtcactgattttaaaatttaagacTTATGTGTAAGTTGATTTTGCAGTATCATTCcatggctttttttttaactatttttCTTATACCAGACATTTATGTTCTAGGGAAAGGAAAGGCTGTCGAGATACAAATGGCGGAAAAGTTGATGACCAGTCTGATCATTAGTTTTCTGACGTGAGTCAATGGATGGATTTGCCTGTTTTCGTGTGTGCTTGTTTGTGGATTTCTTTGTTTGGGGTTGTATTATTTCCGCAGCGTTTTACTATAGTTAATCAAGTACAATGCAAACACATATTTACAGTTGTATTTCTCCGCAATCAgaagcactttgacggcatggactcgccatgCCACAAGCAAACACAAAGCATGTACACCCACCTAATGGctcttcctcgtcatatgactgaagaattaaGCGCGGCAACAACAGCCCAAcccaacatatatatacatgtagttctttaCCGAACCCATCTGTACGCATGCGCGGAAAGGGTTATACGCcccagaaacaaaaaacattttgtacttGTGTCACGTCATTGTAGGCTCTTCCAACAGCCCAGTTCACCCCAGTTCTATTCTTTAATGAATACTGTTTCGATTTGAAACTATGCTGGAGCATATGTAGCGTTTAAAGTGtcacaaatataaaagactacatcatAGAGAGAAAACACAGaccaccgacgacagtgtgacacttggcaaatgttcacacttaCGCCTATTGGCAAGGAAATCCGTtctctggtcaatttacctgagccggggttttattctgactgttcaggTGTATGcttaaaatgttacaatttacACGCCATGGCAAGATGGCTTAAGTGAAAttagatttttgaaaaattcagTAATATTACGAGTTGCTATTTACGGGACGTCAATGgtttagagttgaaaaaaaagaCTCACATAAAATGCACGATATTTTCCAGTTATATGTGATACTTGAGGGttcagtgacgtgtaataaatttcaattaacatcatCTTCATTTTTCTTACTTAATTCTGCATAAGCCATAGTGCAAAATGGTGTGCTATTTTTTAAGCCTTTAGATGGACTGAGGCAAATTCAGTTTGACAAGAGTTTCAAGGGAccactgtatttcactggttacgtgtgaccatttgcaagctatcacaGTGCTGATCTGGTTATACCCTCTTTGCTGAACGACTTGTATTACAAAACCATAACCA includes the following:
- the LOC135479324 gene encoding uncharacterized protein LOC135479324 produces the protein MKSALLSLPLCVCLVVCALLHGHFASSEEVKSSDELNPKSRQSRELHYQFPEDEAAVDSVENAKHDKRYIDPLASGLVGKREFDPLASGLLGKRPIDSLASGLVGKRFVDPLASGLVGKRFVDPLASGLVGKRFVDPLASGLVGKRFVDPLASGLVGKRFVDPLASGLVGKRFVDPLASGLVGKRFVDPLASGLVGKRFVDPLASGLVGKRFVDPLASGLVGKRYVDPLASGLVGKRFVDPLASGLVGKRFVDPLASGLVGKRFVDPLASGLVGKRFVDPLASGLVGKRQVDSLASGLIGKRADQ